A stretch of DNA from Caldalkalibacillus uzonensis:
TACTATATTGTAAACACTACATAACACTAAAAAATGTAGCGAACATTTCCTAACATAATAAGGTTTTGTTTCATACTCCTATACAGTTAGGAGCTGGCTGATGGTTAAGTACAAACAAAAAATCCAGGAAAACTTTCATAACTTATCGGCAGGGCTGAAAAAAGTAGCCAAGCACCTGTTGGACAATCCCCACTCGTTTGCCATGCAAGCTGCTGGCAAGGTGGCCAAGGAGATTGGGGTGAGTGACGCCACGGTGATCCGTTTTTGTTACGCTCTGGGTTACAGCGGCTTTAGTGAACTGCAACAAGAAGTCAGAGAACACCTGATGAATGTGCCAAGCAGCTTGCATGAATTTCAGGCGGAAAAAGAAAAATTGGCTGACAACACCCATTTCTATATCAATGTGTTGAAACAGCATCAAGGTCATATTCACAGCGTGATCAGTCAGTTGCGGGAAGTGGATCTTCATCAGGCGGTACAGAGGCTGATTGAAACTGATCAAATATTAGTGGCAGGGATGCGCTCTTCCTTCGCTGTGGCCCACTGGCTGGTCTTCACACTAAACCTGGTGCGGGGTAATGCCAGATTATATCAGCCGGGAAGCGATGACCTGTTGCTGCTGTTGTCGCAAATGAGTGAGAAAAGCACATATGTGGCCCTATCCTTCCACCGCTATGCCCGAGAGACTATTAAGCTGGCCCAGGCCTTGAAAGAAAAAGGGGTGTTTGTTATTGGGATCACCGATTCGGAAGTGGCGCCAGTTACCGGATATGCAGATCTCGTTATCCCTGTTTCCATTCCAGTTAAATCCACCATTGATGCGGCCCCTGCGGTGATGGCGGTGTTGAACGCCATTATTGCCGGCATCACGATCTATGACCGGGAACGCTTTGAACGGCGGAAAGCAGCGTATGAGACCCATCAGCTTGATCACTTTTTTTACCGAGAGGATTTGACATAGAGAGGACGATCGACCCTGAAAACCATCATTCATGAGTTGCGTGAAGAGATCATGGCCATTTTTAACCACTTGCACCACCATCCTGAGGTGAGCTGGCAAGAGGTTGAAACCACCAGGTATATTACTGACTATCTACGGCGGTATGAATGTCAGATTACTACCTTTGACGACTGCACCGGTGTGGTGGCAGAAATGGGGCAAGGAAAACCGGTTGTCGCCTTACGGGCGGATATGGATGCTTTATGGCAGGAAGTGGACGGAAAGTTCCAAGCGAATCATTCCTGCGGGCACGATGGACACATGACCATTGCCTTGGGCGTGTTTCTGGCATTCAATAAGCAGGACTTTAAACCACCGGGTACCATCAAATTCATTTTCCAGCCAGCTGAGGAAAAAGGAACAGGTGCTTTGAAAATGGTTGAAAAGGGGGTCGTCGATGATGTGGACTACCTGTTCAGTGTACACTTAAGACCTGTGCAAGAACTAGGGAAGGGCAAAGCTGCACCGGCCATTCTGCATGGTGCCGCCCAGTTTATCACAGGTGAAATCAAAGGTACAGATGCCCATGGGGCCAGGCCGCACTTAGGCACCAATGCCATTGAGATTGGCGCCGAGCTGGTTCACATCTTAAAAGGAATACATTTAGATCCCATGCTCCCATATTCCGTTAAAATGACCCGTTTTAGCGCTGGAGGGGAAAGTGCCAATATTATTCCGGGCAGCGCCCAGTTTAGTTTGGATCTAAGGGCACAAACAAACAAGGCCATGGATGAATTGGCGGGGCGGGTGGAAAAAGCAGTAGAGATGCTGCAGAAGCTCCATGGGGTTCACATTGAGCTTGAACATGGGGCGCGCACTGCAGCTGCCGAGGTGGACCCTGAAGCCGAAGCAATCATGGCCGAAGCGATTACTCAGACATTAGGGGCAGAAAACTTGGTGTCTCCCATCGTCACCACAGGTGGGGAAGATTTTCATTTTTACACCATCAAAAAGCCCCATCTCAAAGCAACCATGTTGGGCTTGGGGTGTGATTTAAAGCCGGGACTGCACCATCCACACATGACCTTTGAACGAGAGGCGCTGCTGGACGGCATTGAAATTTTGGCCAGGGCCGTCTGTTTAACCTTTGATAAGGCGAAAGGGGGATCATGAGTGGCAGAGCCCATCATCATTAAGCCTTTAACAACCATTGAGGAGCTGGAGCAGGTTCAGGAATTGGAACGAGACGTGTGGCAGATGGACCCTGTTCCGGTTCATCAAACATTAACAGCGGTGAAAAATGGCGGATTGGTGCTTGGAGCCTTTGATGGCGACAAACTGGTTGGTTTTAACTATGGGTTTGCCGGGTTTAAGGATGATGAAGTGTATCTCTGCTCACACATGATGGGCATTGCTCATGCGTACAGAAGGCAAGGAATAGGGGAGCTGCTTAAACAAAAACAAAAAGAAATGGCTTTGCAGCAAGGCTATTCCCTGATCAAATGGACATATGATCCCTTAGAAAGTTTAAATGCCTATCTTAACCTGTCCAAACTGCGGGCAATTGGGGCAGAGTATGTTGAAAACTGTTACGGAGAAATGAATGATGCCTTGAACAAGGGCCTGCCCAGCGACCGTTTCCAAGTCCATTGGCATATTGCCAGTGAATATGTCAATGGGGAAACAGTCTGGATTGATCAACTTCCGCTCCGGGACGATCACGTTTTAGTCCAATACCAGCTCAGGTCTGACCAGCTTCCTCAATTGAGTGATCATATTTCCTTGGAAAAGATGACAACAACTGCATCCGACTATGACGGTCAGGCTAAGCTTGATCATCATTCGGATAAGCAAGGATTTTGGCTGCCGATCCCGGACAATTTTCAAACGCTAAAGAAACAGGACCATGCTTTGGCCTTGGATTGGCGCCTCAAAACCCGCAAGATTATTACCCATATGCTGGCATTAGGCTACGTGGCGGTACGGTTGCTTAAAACGGATCAGGGTGTGCATTATTATCTGTTTGTGCCTCAACATCGTTTAGCATTGTAGCATGACGTTCCAAGCATAGAAAGAAGGTGGTTGCTCAATGACACATGAAATCAACATTCACAGTGTAACGCTCTATCGCTTAAGGATGGCCTTAAATGCGCCTTTTACCACCAGCTTTGGCACCATTGCTGAAAAAGAATTTTTTGTGATTGAGGTGCAGGATGAGGAAGGAGAAAGCGGGTGGGGAGAATCGGTCGCCTTTACCTCTCCCTGGTACAATGAGGAAACGGTCAAGACAAACGAACACATGCTAGAGGATTTCTTAATTCCCCTGTTATTGGAAAAACCGGTTCGCCATCCCGACGAAGTTTCCGAGCGGTTTGCCCCCATCCGGCGTAACAACATGGCTAAAGCAGCCTTGGAAGGAGCGGTTTGGGATATGTACGCCAAAAAACAGCAGCTGCCCTTAGCCCATGCACTGGGGGGTGAAAAACAAGAGATTGAGGTGGGTATCAGCCTGGGGATACAGGAGACGGTGCAGGATTTGCTGAAACAAATAGACCGTTATGTTCAAGAAGGTTACAAACGAATCAAAGTGAAAATCAAGCCAGGTTGGGATGTGAAGGTCATCAGGGAGATTCGCCGCCACTTTCCCGATACTCTGTTGATGGCTGACGCTAATTCAGCCTACTGTTTGGAAGATGCTGAACACTTAAAAGCATTGGATGAATTTAACCTGATGATGATTGAACAGCCTTTGGCCCATGATGATATTGTGGATCACGCCAAGCTGCAGGCCCAGCTTGAAACACCCATTTGCCTGGATGAGAGCATCCATTCCCTTGAAGATGCCAAAAAGGCCATCGAACTGGGCAGCTGTAAAATTATTAACGTTAAAATTGGCCGGGTTGGCGGCTTAACGGAAGCCAAAAAAATCCATGATTACTGCCAGGCCAAACATGTCCCCCTGTGGTGCGGAGGCATGCTGGAAGCCGGAATTGGCCGGGCCCATAACATTGCTTTGACCACATTAAGCCAATTTGTCCTTCCTGGAGATACGGCTGCTTCGTCCCGGTATTGGCAGAAGGATATTATTGAGCCAGAAGTCACAGTTCACAATGGCACGATCAAGGTGCCTGACAAGCCGGGCATTGGCTATGAAGTGGACCGTGGACAATTGGAAAAGTATACGGTGGAAACTAAAACGTATAAGCGGTCATCATCAAAGTAAGGTTCAATTTTCATTCAATAAAGTGCATAGCTTGATGTAGTGTTCTATGGGACCAGTGAAATCATTGCGCTTTTTTGATGGTATGTCTGGTAAAATTATTCTCCCGGGTATCATATTGCAATCTGTATTAATTGGAGGAGGATTTGCCACCGGGCGTGAAATTGTGGAGTATGGGGCCAAATTTGGCGCGCACGGGTGGGTAGCTGGTATCGCAATCTTTATTGGTTTTTCAGTGATGGCTATTTTGACGTTTGAGGTTGCAAGGATGTTTCAGGCTTATGACTATCGTTCTTTGCTGAAACAATTGGTGGGCAAGTTATGGGTGGCCTATGATATCGTCTATCTTTCCCTTGCGGTGCTGATCATTGCGGTTATGGCGGCTGCAACTGGGGAAATTTTAAATTATACCATGGGTTTTAATCCTTGGGTGGGTATTATAGGCATTACCCTTTTAGTAGGCGTACTTAATTTTTATGGTGAGAAGCTCATTGAAAGGTTTAAAACCTTAGGTACTTTAGCTTTAATGATCGGCTACATCATTTTCAGCATTCTTGTTATTTCATCGACTTGGGGAGAGGCCAGACAAGTGCTGGCCACAGGGGATACCAGTTTTATTCCCGGAGACGTTGGAATCGGGCTGGTCATCTGGACGGGTATATTATATGTCGGCTACAATTTGGCGGTGTATCCAGCAGCGTTGTTTACGGTCAAAAGGCAAAAGTCAAGAAAACATTCGCTCTGGTCCGGAGTGATTGCCGGAGTTTTAATGACATTTCCTTGGTTTTTAACATATTTTGCGATTCTGGGCTTTTATCCAAATGAAGAAGTGTTAGGAGCCCGGGTGCCTTGGCTTGTGATGCTAGAAGGATTTGGAAACTGGGTTGTTGTCCTGTTTGGGGGGGTTGTGGGATGGACCTTGATTGAGACCGCAACGGGAATGATACATGCCTTTATTAACAGGATCAATGCCAACCTGAAGGAGTTTGGCAAACAGCCCCTTTCCGGAAAACAAAATGCGTTGATTACCGTTGGTGCTTTGGTCGGTTCAGTTGTTTTAGCTCAAGTGGGCATTATTGACCTTATTGCAAAGGATACACCTTAATGGCTTACTGCATGATCGCTGTCTATGCAATTCCCTTATTAATCATTGGAATCATCCGTATCGTTAATCCAGAATGGAAGAAAGAACTGTGGACTCAAGAAAAGAAGGAAGAAGCAGGGTCATAGACATTTCAGAAGCAAACCATCTTCCAATTTAAGGGGGAGACAGGGCTCCGTATCTTTGTCTCCCCCTTTCTATACTTTCAACAGGCTGTATGGTAAACTTGTTGTTAGATAAAATGGTTACGATCGTCAGTCATCCAAGTTCGTCGCCTTTTACTAAAATGGTGAAAAGGAGATTGAATGATGGAAAAGGAAATTTTACAAGCCATAAGGGAATTGTCGGCAGGAAT
This window harbors:
- the menC gene encoding o-succinylbenzoate synthase, which produces MTHEINIHSVTLYRLRMALNAPFTTSFGTIAEKEFFVIEVQDEEGESGWGESVAFTSPWYNEETVKTNEHMLEDFLIPLLLEKPVRHPDEVSERFAPIRRNNMAKAALEGAVWDMYAKKQQLPLAHALGGEKQEIEVGISLGIQETVQDLLKQIDRYVQEGYKRIKVKIKPGWDVKVIREIRRHFPDTLLMADANSAYCLEDAEHLKALDEFNLMMIEQPLAHDDIVDHAKLQAQLETPICLDESIHSLEDAKKAIELGSCKIINVKIGRVGGLTEAKKIHDYCQAKHVPLWCGGMLEAGIGRAHNIALTTLSQFVLPGDTAASSRYWQKDIIEPEVTVHNGTIKVPDKPGIGYEVDRGQLEKYTVETKTYKRSSSK
- a CDS encoding GNAT family N-acetyltransferase — translated: MAEPIIIKPLTTIEELEQVQELERDVWQMDPVPVHQTLTAVKNGGLVLGAFDGDKLVGFNYGFAGFKDDEVYLCSHMMGIAHAYRRQGIGELLKQKQKEMALQQGYSLIKWTYDPLESLNAYLNLSKLRAIGAEYVENCYGEMNDALNKGLPSDRFQVHWHIASEYVNGETVWIDQLPLRDDHVLVQYQLRSDQLPQLSDHISLEKMTTTASDYDGQAKLDHHSDKQGFWLPIPDNFQTLKKQDHALALDWRLKTRKIITHMLALGYVAVRLLKTDQGVHYYLFVPQHRLAL
- a CDS encoding MurR/RpiR family transcriptional regulator; its protein translation is MVKYKQKIQENFHNLSAGLKKVAKHLLDNPHSFAMQAAGKVAKEIGVSDATVIRFCYALGYSGFSELQQEVREHLMNVPSSLHEFQAEKEKLADNTHFYINVLKQHQGHIHSVISQLREVDLHQAVQRLIETDQILVAGMRSSFAVAHWLVFTLNLVRGNARLYQPGSDDLLLLLSQMSEKSTYVALSFHRYARETIKLAQALKEKGVFVIGITDSEVAPVTGYADLVIPVSIPVKSTIDAAPAVMAVLNAIIAGITIYDRERFERRKAAYETHQLDHFFYREDLT
- a CDS encoding M20 peptidase aminoacylase family protein — encoded protein: MKTIIHELREEIMAIFNHLHHHPEVSWQEVETTRYITDYLRRYECQITTFDDCTGVVAEMGQGKPVVALRADMDALWQEVDGKFQANHSCGHDGHMTIALGVFLAFNKQDFKPPGTIKFIFQPAEEKGTGALKMVEKGVVDDVDYLFSVHLRPVQELGKGKAAPAILHGAAQFITGEIKGTDAHGARPHLGTNAIEIGAELVHILKGIHLDPMLPYSVKMTRFSAGGESANIIPGSAQFSLDLRAQTNKAMDELAGRVEKAVEMLQKLHGVHIELEHGARTAAAEVDPEAEAIMAEAITQTLGAENLVSPIVTTGGEDFHFYTIKKPHLKATMLGLGCDLKPGLHHPHMTFEREALLDGIEILARAVCLTFDKAKGGS
- a CDS encoding YkvI family membrane protein, with the protein product MGPVKSLRFFDGMSGKIILPGIILQSVLIGGGFATGREIVEYGAKFGAHGWVAGIAIFIGFSVMAILTFEVARMFQAYDYRSLLKQLVGKLWVAYDIVYLSLAVLIIAVMAAATGEILNYTMGFNPWVGIIGITLLVGVLNFYGEKLIERFKTLGTLALMIGYIIFSILVISSTWGEARQVLATGDTSFIPGDVGIGLVIWTGILYVGYNLAVYPAALFTVKRQKSRKHSLWSGVIAGVLMTFPWFLTYFAILGFYPNEEVLGARVPWLVMLEGFGNWVVVLFGGVVGWTLIETATGMIHAFINRINANLKEFGKQPLSGKQNALITVGALVGSVVLAQVGIIDLIAKDTP